The region aaaacaaaatattttttttaaaaaaaaggttaatgCTGTACtaattggaaaaatgtgttAATGTTACATGACTCATACGTCAAAGTagcaataattaaatatttcatgcAGTGCATCAAGAATAATGTGTCCGTGTCAGTCCTCATAGTGATGAACCTTCAAACAGTTATGACCGTAATCTGCAAATGACTCAGCTTTACTGAGCTTTATTGCGAGGTCATGTTTGCAAATGAGAACTGGTTCTCAACCAtttttacctggtaaaataaaggttcaatgaaatataaaacataataaaCTTCTTAGCAAGTTTTTGGCAGCTGCAGGCAGTTTGTGACAAAGCTCCAATCCATTGTGTACCGCTTGCTCAGCACCAAATGTTTAAGTTAGCCATAGCCTGGTGAACCTTGAGTAGTTACCACCCAAAGGGTGGTTCTCAGGTGTGAGTGGAGTCCAAATACTGAGCTACAAAAAGAGCAAATGTTAGAATAATACCAACCCAGTGGTTAGAGACATGTAGTCAAATAAGAAAGTGGTTATTACCAAGCTTGTCATATTGAAGATTTGaaaataagaatattttaatgttgtaaGCACAACTTTTCTCTGACCCCAGCTGACCAAAATAATCAGTCTTGCAGGTTTAAGTAACCAGCACAACAACCTTAAAACAGGTTTGTAGCCTCCATTTACTCACACATGACATAGTTAGCCTTAATTATGAAAGAAGAGGCATTTCAGAAGCAGCCTTCTTACATTTTAGATGCTTATGGACTGCCAGTGTTGTTAGATGTACAAGATTTATCATATTTACACAACATTCGTACTTTGCAGAAATCCAAACTAAAATGTGCAATTCTAAAACTGATAGTACAggtttaattcttttttttttttaattttcaagcCCTTTATGGATGCTTTACAAGCTGTATGTGCTCAAGTGCTCATCAGTGAGTTGTGTAATATACATTACTTgaacaaacagtgaaaaatgtgatcAACTGCTGCTATGTTGAGCCTTCTACAGTTTGCCAGCTGCCCACCATAGAGGGTTGAGTCATTCAGCCATAGTTCCCAATCTGAGAGCAGAGATGATTAATGGGACAAGATGATTAATgggacaagaaaaaagaaaaaaaaacatttctcccACACAGAACACTATTTAAGTTTAGCTTTCCCTTTGAAAAAAACCCTCCCTACAAAAACTACTTGTTTGAAAGGACTGAAAACGAGGATGACTGATGACCACAACTATGGATGATGCTGCTCCTTTATTGGGACATAACTGCTGATagtcattgtgtcattttcccTGCACACATAATACACACTGGAACAATCTGTATGCTATTATGTAACTGCAATACAGCTGATATCTTGCTTAAGGACACACGGAGCTTTAGCCCGGCTCCTGTAGTTGAAGAATGGCCACCAATCTCCATACTACCCTGAAATATTAGTGTGTTCTGTCTCTACAATATCAGTTGCATTTGAATGGAAGACTCTCTGGATCCCAGTACACTACGCCCCACCACACTCTGGATTGTATACCACCACGGTCACAATCAGTGCACACCATCAGTTTCATGGTGGATTTAGGAAGTGTAAGATAACACATTATGGGAACTGCCTGCAGAATAAGGAAGGTCTGGTAGATCCAGAGAAGCACATGggtgtaagataagataagataagataagatagactttattaatctcacaaaggagaaatttaacgttacagggctcttagaaacaaaaaacagaggagtgcaaaaagtcacgaaagtaaTACGTGACAACTCAGGATGGCACACTATGTCCCACGTGTGCATGGTTGGTAATCCAGTGTGGCTCCTCCCCTGGATATGCATTatattttacaccttttttACACATGGCtcacattttttattgtgaCGACCCTCTGGGCAGAGTTGCAGGAGTCTACTGGGTGGAGTCGGATCATCTTGGTGATTCAGCTCACCCGGTTTGGCTCCACCTTGAATCTTGTTTCTGTTATGATTTGTTTGCACTTTGGTTGATTTGCTTTTAAGTTATGTAAAATagatttagttttagttttaattcATTTGTGGTTTCCATTTCTTTGTCCTCCTTTGAGTTGTGACAAATTGGGGGCTCATTCAAGATTGGAATTAATCATGTTGGAAAGATGATATTTAATTTATGTACAAGACCTGGTTTGGTGCCTGTGGCTGCTACTCCCTTGACTGTTAATATCTACTCAGTAATAGGTTCGCATTTTgtattgttgtgtgtttgcaaaATTGGCTTCCACCATGTTTGGGTTATGATTTGTTCGTACCTTTATTTTTAGGTACAACTCATGCGTGGTCTCCCCTCGCTTTGCCCAGCCTTGAGCTGAGTCGTGATgctgtattttgcattttttcaggACAAATAGCTGCTATTTATGCTCACACATATTTAAACAATCACCTGGAAGCAAACACAACGAAAGCCACGTGCAAAGAGATCCCATAAGCTCAGATAATTGCATGTATTGCTCgcacacaaaattacacaatcaCAAATCTACACCTCCTCCCAGACACACGCTGTGTATTTCCTCTGTGAAGCCATGCAATGCACCCTGCTGTACCAACACCTCTGCTCACCTTGTCTTCTGCCTCTGTTATTCTGCCCTCAGACGACTGTTCAGACGCCTGAAGAAAGCTCTCGACCTTTAAATCCCAGGCCAGCAGGTAAGCTATCAGTTGGTGTTGGTTTCAGGGGAACATATATTACTGCACTGATGGGAGATTAATATGTAAATTGAGTGAAATACTTGGAAACCGTGGTGCTTGGCAGTACTGAGAACTTGCAGCACATTCAGTACAcacctgttttttctttgtgactAATTTCCTCTATCCTTCTATCCTCTCTTGCTATGCGGTTTCCATTCCGTTGTCTCATTTTCCTGTCACTGCCTTATTCATGTTTCTCCATTCTGCTCTGTCTTCTTTTTCCCCACTTATTTGTTCCCTGCAGTTCCACGGCCGGGCCGCCACAGAAAGCCCATGACGGCTCCAAAGACTCCGAAAGCCAAGACTTGCAATTGGAAGAAAGTGCTGCTGACTATCCTGACAGTTGTGGTGTTACTGGCCATACTGGTCACTGCAGGATACTTCAGTGAGTTACAGTTCTCAGCTGTAGTTTCTTCCTTCAAGGACACAGCAGTAGTATGATTCAGTGTCAATCACATGTCAAATCAATCAAGCCCAACTCATTTTCTGCCCCACTCTTCTCATGCGCCACTCTTTTTCCTCTCTAGTTAAGGTGCTGATTGACAGCAAATACTTCTTCTGCAAACGTTCGGTCAAGTTCATTCCTATAGACCAAGCCTGTGACGGGAAGGATGACTGTGCTGGGGGGGAAGATGAAATTACTTGTGTGTCAAGCTTTACAGTCAACACTACATTTCCAGGTAAAACAAACACCTGACTCTTTCTCGCTTTGTCACCAGAACAAAAATACAAGTTTGAAAAAtgactcctcttcctctctatGCTGTTCCTCCTTTCAGTGCGTCTCACATCAAGTCGGCATGTCCTCCAAGTGCACAGTCCAGTCTCAGGGTGGCGGAGTGTGTGTAGTGACGACTGGACAACGCAGCACACAGAGACAGCATGTAAACAACTGGGATACACAAAGTGAGCTTTACGCCAACGagaaatgaaaatgtgacactgaCCCGAAATCAAGTTTAAAAATcatccctctgtctgtctttacaGTCAACCTCAGAGCACAAATGTCCGAGTGGACGCTTTAGTATCGTTCCTGAAAACTGGACCATTCACAGCTGTCAGGCCTGGAGCTACAGGCACACCAATACATCAGGCTACAATCGACCGGTGAGGATCACGACCGGATTGTTTGCCATTGCAGCACAGatgagaaatgatttaaaaagtgctTTTTAGGAAACTCCTGCAGTGTCACTTTTTATGCAAACTTTTTCCTGTCAATGTGCAGTAGTTGACAGAGTTATTTccacactgaatgaaaaagacaaTATATTATTCACTTCTCTCAACCTCCTATTCATATTTATATttgtatctgttccaatcaATTATGCCTGCATGGAGAATCTTTACTTctactctctttctctctgctgtcttcCCCCTCCTGCATGACTTTGACACGACAGCTCTCAGAGTTTCAATTCCAGAAAGACCAAAAAATCCCCagtttctgtttcctctttgtctttATGAAAGTGACCAAAACAAATAGGTACTTTACTCTTATCCAAATTAAAACAAAGGTCATCAATAGGGTAAAGTGAAGTCAACAGttgactgtgtgttttgtctgtttggaCAACTTACACGAGTAGCTCCAAATATTTGATGATTACCTTTCTTTTTCTACCTCCAACAGCAGCGTATGCAGATCTGGATCTGTGATATCATTGTCCTGTTCTGGTGAGTTTCATTTTTAGAACAGCAACCATCGTCACTAACATTGTTTACAGCTGTAACAAGGCCGTTTAGGGTTCATGGGTGTTGAGTAGAACATAACATGGTTGTGTGATGAGTTTCACGCTGGCAGGCCCAAACATGTCCACAGTGAGCAGCAGAACTCTTTTCTTAGCAGCCTGTGATGAAGCAGCTTCCTTCATTCTTTAgaacaaatcaaaaacaagaTTTGTGGAGCAAAATAAAGCTGTTGAATAAAAGATTCAAGATCGgcaaagatataaaataaaagttaGTTTGAAATTACACAGTGAAACAATGATGAAAATGCTTTTTTGTGCCAGATTGTGGACATGGTGGGTCTCAGGAACGTATTGTCGGGGGTTCAGATGCTTTGATTGAAGATTGGCCCTGGCAGGTCAGTCTGCAGCAGGGTGGACAGCACACATGTGGAGGCTCACTGGTGTCGCCTCGCTGGGTAGTCACTGCCGCCCACTGCTTTACTGAGTGAGTACATTTATCCTGAATACCATTTCCAATGAAGTTTACTTGGTGATGAACTTTTACCACATCAACTCATGCTCCCACTTCCCCCTTGCTCTCTTCTTTTGGGGCCCTGCAGCAGTAAAAAGGAGCTGAGTCGGTGGAGAGTGGTGTCAGGACGGACACACATGAGCACACTGGGAGGTTCACATGTGGACAGAATCATAGTGAATGGAGACTACGATCCAGCAAAAAACGACTACGACATTGCAATGATGAGACTGAGCAGCCCAATCACAGTGGGAGGTGAGATTTAACACTCATTGAAACACACTGTACCTGACTGATTAGTATATTGTTTAACCGACATTGTAGACTGTGTAGCTCAAATTTAAAGCTGAAAGGGTTTAataggtagcctagccgcgctatagacaacccacggcaacgaatttaattctctgccagggtgggtctagttaccctccataaggctcgaggttggatgctcctaaaactggccggaccaatcaccatgaagtgtagagtcagaaggcgggtgtaactaagtgacgacagaggtgcgacgattctgacagaaacaaccggaaacaactagcctagccacggtagacaacccacggcaacgaatttaattctctgccagggtcgacaacaaaaacgacaacagtcgttgagatccattagcaccgactctgaataatctttctgttaacatgtctgtaatatacttgagcttcacccattgactgtataaataaggcttcaccgaactcccgcatcctctgatttccggcgctctaggagcctattcgttgcgttgattggttgtatacctacccaattgctgcagagtgatttgatagacaaccttttagcccacctccctccctgtcgagcgtgcctagacccttgcgtctacagaacatgggtctagtgcggctaggctatttAATAGGGTCAGTAAAGGCATGTGTTCAGTCAACTTTACtctgctgccctctagtggtcCATATTCCAAATAAAAAGCTTATGTAATCTGCTTTTAACTTCAACTCCATCTCTTTACtgccaaaaagaaaataatatctACCCTTATCATCATCAATGTTTGTCTTCCAGAGGGCCACAAACCAGTTTGTCTCCCCCCGAAAGCTTTTGGCCTTGCTGCCGGAGACATGATGACTGTCACAGGCTGGGGATACCTGGAGGAAGATGGTAAGAAACCCACATGCTACCTTTGATCATTACTAGCTGCTGCCGTGACAACATAAAGACagatttctctcatttttgagGTATTCTTGTTATGCCACCAGGTAAAGTTTCTCCCTCACTGCAGAAGGCCCAAATCCCTCTGATAGATCGGAGTGTGTGTTCCAGCCCCCGAGTCTATGGTAGCTCTGTAACGCAAAATATGATCTGTGCTGGTTTCCTGGAGGGGAAAGTGGATGCCTGCCAGGTAATACACCTCTAATTCCCGTTATAGTCCatgcagggggaaaaaacatgtaATCCAAAAATCATTTGCATactaaaatttctgtttttcataatTTGTTGAACTCCAGGGGGACAGTGGAGGTCCTTTGGTGCACTTGTCCTCGTCTCAGTGGAGATTAATAGGAGTTGTGAGCTGGGGAGTCGGCTGTGCTCGGGAGAGTAGGCCGGGGGTCTACTGTTATGTGGAAGAGATGCTCAACTGGATTCGTACAGTCGTCGAGGTACCGCATATAGAAATTGTGATGTTTCTTTGTTAATAAACTACACTTACTAGGTTTACCAGTTGCTGTCATCAACATCACACAGTCTTTTAAGATGATGGATAGCACAGAATTAGCTGACAAAAGAGGAAGACTGTAAACTCTGGAAAATCTGTCAATAAGCCCCTACTTAAATGGAAATTATAGTGTGAATTCTGAGAGTAAATCACATTGCAACACAATATTTCCATTCAGTGGCTATAGTCCTACTTAGAAAGAAGGGCATTGTTAACATAAAGTCTATGTTTTCCAACTTTCCCttaaatatccatccatccatccattatctgtacaccaattaatcctcattagggtcatgggaggggatggagtctattccagctgacgtagggcaaaggcaggggacaccctggacatgtcTTCCTTTAAATAGTTTagattttataaaaatatacaagAAAATTACAACCACTATACAGACAAATCAACCCTTGCGTAACTTCCATTTCATCTCTTCAGAAAAACCCTTGATGACAGCACGTGGGACAGGCACTGCAAGACCAGTCCACCTCAGACAGGCTGTGAAACTAGAAGAAAGCTTTTTGTTTCGATGGGGCTGCTTGAAGATGGAAAGTGAGAAATGGACCAAGAGAAAAGGGAAGTTGAAGATGTATCtaagcagcaaaaacagctgGATCATCAAATACAGCCATAtgcacataaacaaacacacacacacacacacacacacacacacacttcaatgTAACCAAATATATTTCAGGTGCTGTTTTTGCCATTTCAGATTCTCAGGGGACAAATATAATTATTTATGTAGCTATCTGTCATTGGCCAGTCTGAGGTCTTCACAGCGaaatgctcaaaaaaaaaaagtttttaactTCTGGACAAGATGTGGAtcatggttttgttttgttttttgtaaaccAGAATCAACAGaatattttacccattttttcTGATCCACTGTCACAAGGCACCAATTACTATAAAAACTGCTAAGTGAAGATTTCAGACTTTGCCAGACTGCCAGACCTCAAACATGTACTTGACTCCTATGTACTATGATTTTTAGGTGTGCAGCGTTATGAGGATTCATATGGTACACTGCTATGTAAAGAAAGGTGTCATTAGGAGTCAGCGTGACGCCTCAGGTTAATATTAACAATGTTATAAAAGCAACACCAGGTCTGGGAGATTATTACATGTACCGGTATCGTGCTGATATAATTTaactaaacattttaaatgcaacTTTTTTGCAGCACAGACAGTATGTTTACTGGCTGTAGCAGAATAATTCACACAAGCACTTTAGGTGGAAAGTGAGAAATACTTGACCTCACTGTATGTGCAGGTGATTCAAGTAACTTGAAAAACAATGCACTAAATACAAAAATGCCTGACACACCGTTATGAGTTCAAAGTGCAATTGCAAATCGGGTGTGACTTCAGAATACTGACAGAGCAGCCAAAATATTCATAGTGGTGGAGTTTTTGCCTTTACCactaaaaagagagagagacgaatGTAATTTCTCCAAAATTTTATGTGTGAGAAAGTATGTTTGTTACATTTAAAGCAAATAAATTGATCAAATCTGTGCAATCAGCCAAACAGTCCTGCAATTACTTCATTTTAAGTCATCCTTCCGATTTtagcaaaacaaaataacatatCAATCagcattttcttatttattacaCTCTGATCTACaaaacctttcaaaataaataaaataaaaatgcagataaattggCATTTCTAAAGTGACAAATAATGGTTTACATTGTATTATAATGTAAATCATAAAATAggtacacatttaaaaacagtgcCATGGTGGCTGATAACATGTGACTGTATATATGGtatgttttgttgatttttatataCTTGTAAATATGCCCATGTGGATTCTGTGTCATCAGGAAAACCTGTAAATAGTgtgtaaatataataaaaacattcttcTAACTGGAACAATTGTTTTATTCTCTCTAAGCATACTGGAAATTGAATCTCTCCTCATTCCATTCAGGGTCACCCTCCTTCCAGTTAACACCTTCTGACCCAAAGTCAACAACAGGAGCAACGGAGGGGGAGAGTTTATGTAAATCCTTATATAAACTGGGAACAAAAGCTGATGCCAGTCTCACATTTCAAATGGCACAGAAGTGTGCAAGAAAGTTAACAGATTATCTGACtttcatgataaaaaaataaagcataagtTTAAAAGACATCTCAAATATCTTATATTATGTTGCATATTGACCAGATCTTTATTTTGATTAAGGCACATTATTCCATTGTCACCGTGTGCCCTGGGACTTTATTACACCGCCCCCATGTGGTGGAATGATATCATTTTCTGTGTGTGACCAGAattggttaaaaaataaaaataaaattcaaatctGAGGTAAAAATAGTAATACCACACTATGAAAATACTCTACTACACTAGTAGTTAAGTAAAAGTAGGTAAGTATTAGAAACAAAATGTATATAAACTATTAAAGTTGAAAATACTCATTGTGCAGTACAATGGTCAACACTTTCACTGCTACGTTTAATGTTTTGAGATTAATATTGTtgctgcattaatgtgcatGTTGCATTGAACTGCTGTAGATGTTTATAGTTAAGCCAATTCAAACTACTTTATGTGCTTATTCCACAGCCATGCATCAGATTCTGTAAGATATTCATGTTTGCTGTCCAATTAAAGCcacacatctttaaaaaaaaaaatcagtacttCATGAGCTCAGAATAACAGCACtcctttctgctttttaaaaaaaataaattctagcTAATCCAAGAAGATACATAAATATTTCAATTAACTCCAGACATTGGATGATCTTCTCAACCTATAAAGGAACACCTAATGTTTTACTTTaccacaaacatgcaaaaacacacattttgagATGCAAAGTCTTCATAGGacaagaaaggaagaaaaattcTCATGTAAAAAGCAACTAGTAATGCTGTcagacaaatgaaaaagaataaaaagtccAATGTTTACCTCTTTAACTGCATGGAGTTAAAGTTGCATAAAAGGGAGACACTCAACCACACGTGCATCATATTTGTACTGAAGCACAGTACTTAAGGGGATGTACTTGCCTTTACCACTCACCTAATGCACTTCACATTTATAAAATGAAACGCTGCAGAATCCGATCGAGCAGCAGGAGAGTGGAAAAACGTATGACTCTTCAAATCCATTGATCCTTGGGCCACTAAAGTGTACAATGCGACCATTTCAACAAATTTGTTATTTAGTAAGAAAATGTAAGAGACTAGAGCACAGCACCAAAGCGGTgagtaaaaaatatttcatttgttaaCATTTTGCTTCGTAAACTCTCAGATTTTTTCACCTTTACTTCACTGCACAGCCCaagagtgtttgtgtgaattCACAGCTGCAGAGGAACGCAAAGATtatcactcaaaaacaaaaacacaggtgattttatatatgaaaaaaacatttattatttcCTGAATTACTTTCTAAACTACACAGGTCAAAAATAAAACCTAACACAGAAACAGATACACTTCTTCGGTTAATAGGTTTTAGTGGTGGTTAACAAATGAGCCCGTGAAAACTTGAGATATACGGAAGTCTTTCCCCCACCTTCCCCACATGCAGCATTCAGCTTAGCCCTTTCACAAGAAAGCTGATTGATCGGAGGGTTTTATTCTAAGCAACGCTAGCTGACCAACTTCATTATTTACTGTTGCTACTAGGAAGACTGAGTGCAAAGAACACTGAAATGCCTCTAAAGTCCTTCTGAACAGCACTGCAGAAGCTCACCTGCTAATAAGCATTAGCGAAGATGTGTTGAAAATCAACTACATTAACATGACAGAAGCACTTGTAGCTATCTCCGGGAACGACGGCTGGGGCCTTTGAATGGgttaacctttaaaaaaaaggggaaaaaaaacaaaagatgaagaaaaaatattcaaacattGGTCAGGGAAAACTAAAAAGTAAAGATAATCCATTGTAGCTAAGTTCCTTTGTATGACAGCTGAAAGTTAATCACAAACTCAGATCAGTTTCACTTCCTCCAAAAACAATATGCTTAGTCCCACATTATAGGTCTTGTCACTTTTTACCAATGGAAAAAACAGCATCCTCTAGATTCATGCAAACATCGTTCTCTCTCTTTTTACCTCCTCATCATCGTCACTGTCATCAAATGCCACTCCTTTAGAAGACAGGCTCTGGCTCTGAGAGCTGTGCTTTGTGAAGGATGAGGATGACGATGCAGGTCTGTGTGAGGCAAAGCAAGATCAAGATCCAGATAAGAAAAGTAGCAGTTTTAAAAACGTAAAGTTAGAGTGGGAACAAGAGAAGGAAAGAATGCTCTGTGTCTATGTACAGACACTATGCAATAGGGGTGTAACGGTTCACGTGGTTGTATTCAATCTTTTCGGTACGGCATGTTCGGTTCGGTCCACTCGCGCACCGTTTCggttcatatttcatattattttctcTTCAAATTTATGACTAGAGTGATCTGAGCGCTCCGTCGGGAACTAAAGTCCTTAACGTGTTTTCACACGGACGCTTTAGAGTGTCGGACACCACTTCTTCCACTTCTTGAAGAAGTGGAGGCATTGCTAGCAGGCGTGTTAAATGGCATCAAACCTGAGCTGGAAGACCCTCCCAGCTCACTACGCTCTCCtgtttgggaacattttggTTTTCCTTTTACAGTTACCAATGGACAAAGACAAGTGGATAAAACCAAAGTTGTGTGTCCTGTGTCGGCACTGTTCCACGGAGATCGGGTATGCTACAGGAAACACGTCTAATATGTTAACGCACTTAAAACGGCATCACCCGACAGTAAATGTtacaacaacaagaaagaaaaccgGCTTGGTGCAAACACCGATAACGTCTGCTTTTAAACAACCTCTAACATGCAACTCTGACCGGGCCAAAGCAATAACACATGGCATTGGAGTTTTTATTGCCACGGGACTACGTTCTTATTCAcgttctttttctgctttttttgtaccAAAAATTAAACGAACCGAATACTGTAGGAAACTGAACCGAAATTACATTTTAGCGTACCGTTACACCCCTACTATGCACAGTACATCTTCTTCTCACTGCATCCGTTTCACTCACTAAAACACCGCACTACTACGCTCTGGCAAAAACAAACTTACTTTGGAGGGGGCCGGCTAGTTTTCATTACAGGTGT is a window of Acanthochromis polyacanthus isolate Apoly-LR-REF ecotype Palm Island chromosome 13, KAUST_Apoly_ChrSc, whole genome shotgun sequence DNA encoding:
- the tmprss4a gene encoding transmembrane protease serine 4a isoform X2; this encodes MTAPKTPKAKTCNWKKVLLTILTVVVLLAILVTAGYFIKVLIDSKYFFCKRSVKFIPIDQACDGKDDCAGGEDEITCVSSFTVNTTFPVRLTSSRHVLQVHSPVSGWRSVCSDDWTTQHTETACKQLGYTNQPQSTNVRVDALVSFLKTGPFTAVRPGATGTPIHQATIDRSVCRSGSVISLSCSDCGHGGSQERIVGGSDALIEDWPWQVSLQQGGQHTCGGSLVSPRWVVTAAHCFTDSKKELSRWRVVSGRTHMSTLGGSHVDRIIVNGDYDPAKNDYDIAMMRLSSPITVGEGHKPVCLPPKAFGLAAGDMMTVTGWGYLEEDGKVSPSLQKAQIPLIDRSVCSSPRVYGSSVTQNMICAGFLEGKVDACQGDSGGPLVHLSSSQWRLIGVVSWGVGCARESRPGVYCYVEEMLNWIRTVVEKNP
- the tmprss4a gene encoding transmembrane protease serine 4a isoform X1, whose protein sequence is MWTTVQTPEESSRPLNPRPAVPRPGRHRKPMTAPKTPKAKTCNWKKVLLTILTVVVLLAILVTAGYFIKVLIDSKYFFCKRSVKFIPIDQACDGKDDCAGGEDEITCVSSFTVNTTFPVRLTSSRHVLQVHSPVSGWRSVCSDDWTTQHTETACKQLGYTNQPQSTNVRVDALVSFLKTGPFTAVRPGATGTPIHQATIDRSVCRSGSVISLSCSDCGHGGSQERIVGGSDALIEDWPWQVSLQQGGQHTCGGSLVSPRWVVTAAHCFTDSKKELSRWRVVSGRTHMSTLGGSHVDRIIVNGDYDPAKNDYDIAMMRLSSPITVGEGHKPVCLPPKAFGLAAGDMMTVTGWGYLEEDGKVSPSLQKAQIPLIDRSVCSSPRVYGSSVTQNMICAGFLEGKVDACQGDSGGPLVHLSSSQWRLIGVVSWGVGCARESRPGVYCYVEEMLNWIRTVVEKNP